From Chryseobacterium joostei, the proteins below share one genomic window:
- a CDS encoding DUF6428 family protein — protein MKLSEIKSILPELENVEFQLENGTFVPEHFHVTEIGMVTKNFIDCGGVIRKEEKVNFQLWNADDYEHRLKPGKLLHIIHLSEEKLGIGDFEIEVEYQDTTIGKYDLEFNGKNFILKNKLTACLATDACGIPPQKQKISLNELTGNQNTSCTPGGGCC, from the coding sequence ATGAAATTATCAGAAATAAAAAGCATTTTACCTGAATTGGAGAATGTAGAATTTCAATTAGAAAACGGAACATTTGTTCCTGAGCATTTTCATGTAACAGAAATAGGAATGGTTACCAAGAATTTTATTGATTGTGGAGGAGTGATCAGAAAAGAAGAAAAAGTAAACTTTCAGCTTTGGAATGCTGATGACTACGAACATCGTTTAAAACCAGGAAAATTATTGCATATCATTCATCTTTCGGAAGAGAAGTTAGGAATTGGTGATTTTGAAATTGAAGTAGAGTATCAGGATACCACCATCGGGAAGTATGATTTGGAATTCAATGGAAAAAATTTTATTCTGAAAAATAAACTAACAGCTTGTCTGGCTACAGATGCCTGTGGAATTCCACCACAGAAACAAAAAATAAGCTTGAATGAATTGACTGGAAACCAAAATACAAGTTGTACACCCGGAGGGGGCTGCTGTTAA